The Geobacter metallireducens GS-15 region GCTATGCCATCTATGACGCCGGTCACGCGGTAGCTCAGCTGGAAATTTCCCGTTCCCTCGGCCCCCTGCTGCTCGAAACGGCCCTGGTGGCCGCCTGCGCGCTGCTGGTGGGAGGGCTCGGTTTCGTCATGCTCCGCACAATCCCCTTGCGGGCCGTCAACCAGGCTCACCAGTCCCTGGCGGAGAGCGAAGCGAAATATCGTTCCCTCTACGATTCGATGAAGGAGGGGATGGCGCTGCACCGGATCATCTCCGACATGGAGGGCAATTCCGTCGGCTTCGAGGTGGTCGACGTAAACCCTTCGTTCGCGTCGATCCTCGGCATGGAGAAATCGGCGATTATCGGCATGGGGGGCGAAGAGTTTTTCAGCGGTGCGCTTATGGCCCGTTTTGCCGAGATAGTTCGCGGAGCAGAGAGCGGCGAGGCGCTGATGTTCGAATTGCCCCTGCCGGAGAAAAACCTCTTTTTTGATGTGTCGGTGTTTTATCCGGATAGCGGTCTGTTTGCGACCTTGTTCGAGGATACCACGGAGCGGAAGAAGTCGGACGAACAGATCCAGAGACTTGCCTACTACGACACCCTGACGGCGTTACCGAATCGAACCCTCTTCCTCGACCGGTTGGAACAGGCCCTTGCCGGGGCCATCCGCGATAACGGCAAGTTTGCCCTTTTCTTCATCGATCTCGACGGCTTCAAGGTCATCAATGACAACCTGGGACACGCCCAGGGGGACCTGCTCCTCACCATGGTTTCGCAACGGCTGAGGGAAGGCATCCGCCGCAAGGACACCCTTGCCCGGCTGGGGGGCGATGAGTTCATGGTGCTGATTTCCTACGCTGGCGAAGAACGCAATGCCGCACACCTCGCCCAGCACCTTCTGGAGAGGATTTCGCCTCCCTACGAGATCGGCAGCCGTGTCGTTTACACTTCCGCAAGCATCGGTATTTCCATCTTTCCCGATGACGGGCGCGACGCAGAGACGCTCCTGCGATGCGCCGACATGGCCATGTACGCAGCCAAGGAAGCGGGGCGCAACGGCTACCATTTCCATTCGCCGGAAATGAACCGCAAGGCCCATGAACGGATGGAACTGGAGATGAGTCTCCGGCAGGCCCTGGAGCGGGATGAGTTTTTCCTGGAGTTCCAGCCCATCATCAATGTTGGCGGAGACTGCCTGGTGGGGGCCGAAGCCCTTGTCCGCTGGCAGCATCCTGCACAGGGGAGGGTCATGCCGGGAACCTTTATCCCCCTTGCGGAAAGCTCGGGCCTGATCATTCCCCTGGGCGAGTGGGTGTTGCGGAAAGCCTGCGAGAAGATGAAGGAGTGGCGCGATGCCGGACTCCCGCCCGTCAAGCTGTCGGTCAACATCTCGGGGCGGCAGTTTGAGCAGCGCAACTTCACTGCGTTGGTCGATGAAGTTCT contains the following coding sequences:
- a CDS encoding putative bifunctional diguanylate cyclase/phosphodiesterase, coding for MTTLYRSIARLTTLFAGAITITVAVLVPAGYFLVSYQYLLGSLDTQAEVNSRAVTRLVTANPEMWRYEEVRLMELLERRSRRDIPEVRRVLDLQGKTIVASADHLRPPVVSRRYAIYDAGHAVAQLEISRSLGPLLLETALVAACALLVGGLGFVMLRTIPLRAVNQAHQSLAESEAKYRSLYDSMKEGMALHRIISDMEGNSVGFEVVDVNPSFASILGMEKSAIIGMGGEEFFSGALMARFAEIVRGAESGEALMFELPLPEKNLFFDVSVFYPDSGLFATLFEDTTERKKSDEQIQRLAYYDTLTALPNRTLFLDRLEQALAGAIRDNGKFALFFIDLDGFKVINDNLGHAQGDLLLTMVSQRLREGIRRKDTLARLGGDEFMVLISYAGEERNAAHLAQHLLERISPPYEIGSRVVYTSASIGISIFPDDGRDAETLLRCADMAMYAAKEAGRNGYHFHSPEMNRKAHERMELEMSLRQALERDEFFLEFQPIINVGGDCLVGAEALVRWQHPAQGRVMPGTFIPLAESSGLIIPLGEWVLRKACEKMKEWRDAGLPPVKLSVNISGRQFEQRNFTALVDEVLKETGVDARALQFELTETSLMKDAGATVSALYKLKELDLRIVVDDFGTGYSSLAYLKNFPIDHIKIDRSFVMDICDDPDDRSIVEAIVAMANKLNLDVVAEGVETREQRDLLLDLGCHEMQGFLFHRPLPEEKFVELLRDVRLCTLPAAL